Proteins from one Desulfonema limicola genomic window:
- the pilM gene encoding type IV pilus biogenesis protein PilM: protein MLFKKKFQLIGLDIGSRTIKVAESEEKKSGWSLKKFGMIDIEPGLIEDGAIRNPEAVADAIRQLIKVNKIKESNVVISIAGFSIIVKNITVQTMDENQLQETIKFEAEQYIPFDIQDVNLDFQIMGVNESNQNQMNVLLVAAKKEMVNDYVNLVKMAGLNPCIIDVDAFALQNIYEINYETEGENVALIDIGANKTTLNILKGNMSVFMRDVSLGCQQINQKVIALAGCSLEEAEELYQNEDSEKISAKDMVEIVSSVVTDWCTEIRRALDFFYSTYPDDQIKKIILSGGGANIKKFRQLLAVETASEVEIIKPFGNYAVDGSFDQAYLDKIAPQAAICMGLSIRKVDDK from the coding sequence ATGCTATTTAAAAAAAAATTCCAGCTTATAGGACTAGATATTGGATCCAGAACCATTAAAGTTGCTGAATCTGAAGAAAAGAAAAGCGGCTGGAGCCTGAAAAAATTCGGAATGATTGATATTGAACCAGGCCTGATTGAAGATGGAGCCATAAGAAATCCAGAAGCAGTTGCAGATGCTATCCGCCAGCTTATTAAAGTTAATAAAATCAAAGAATCCAATGTAGTTATTTCCATAGCAGGTTTCTCCATAATAGTTAAAAATATAACAGTGCAGACAATGGATGAAAACCAGCTTCAGGAAACCATAAAGTTTGAGGCTGAACAATATATTCCTTTTGATATTCAAGATGTAAATCTTGATTTTCAAATAATGGGCGTAAACGAATCTAATCAGAATCAGATGAATGTGCTGCTGGTTGCAGCAAAAAAAGAAATGGTAAATGATTATGTTAATCTGGTTAAGATGGCCGGATTAAATCCCTGCATTATAGATGTTGATGCTTTTGCACTTCAAAATATATATGAAATTAATTATGAAACTGAAGGTGAAAATGTTGCTTTGATTGACATTGGAGCCAATAAAACAACCTTAAATATATTAAAAGGTAATATGTCGGTATTCATGAGAGATGTTTCTCTTGGATGTCAGCAGATCAACCAGAAGGTTATTGCTCTTGCAGGATGCAGCCTTGAAGAAGCTGAAGAACTTTATCAAAACGAAGATTCAGAAAAGATTTCTGCCAAAGACATGGTTGAGATTGTTTCTTCAGTTGTAACTGACTGGTGTACAGAGATTCGCCGTGCCCTTGATTTTTTCTATTCAACATATCCTGACGACCAGATCAAAAAGATTATATTAAGCGGAGGCGGTGCAAATATCAAAAAATTCAGACAGCTCCTTGCAGTAGAAACAGCATCTGAGGTTGAAATTATCAAGCCTTTTGGAAACTATGCCGTGGACGGAAGTTTTGATCAGGCATATCTTGACAAGATTGCACCCCAGGCTGCTATCTGCATGGGGCTTTCAATAAGAAAAGTTGATGATAAATGA
- a CDS encoding two-component system sensor histidine kinase NtrB, with protein sequence MNLRQDFIEQIQVSEEKVKPFRLVKYFTFTSLVVIFLGTIVMCFLNIHWARSLQFKQSEDYALLLIENLNHQIYTQFQIPVYYIFGKIQLRNKKQFDLMDKIVRSTLHSFKIDMVNLYDVKNNIISYSFNDELVGKKDMGGREYLDAVSGKSTSKLVQKGNFWQILLGFPEEIKVITFAPLREAKPLTKISGQVLGVVEVVQDLAEDYKTIFRYQVHVIMTCTAVMGLLLIILIFVVKRGEGIIKQRTLERIRLKEQLSRAARLSSLGEMIAGISHEIRNPLGIIINSAELLKKKLNNADMPNTILYIIIEEANRLNNIITDFLNYARPKPPNMTLCSIDKILEKNITFLKPQIESQGYILKTNYNSSLPQVMADPDMLYQVFLNILINAMQSMDCGGEIQIDADCRDDMIVISFKDKGEGISENIKDKLWDPFFTTKETGTGLGLGIVKNIIEAHKGNIQIENRPIYGAQVIIELPVNTG encoded by the coding sequence TTGAATTTACGTCAGGATTTCATAGAGCAAATTCAAGTTTCAGAAGAAAAGGTCAAGCCTTTTCGGCTTGTTAAATATTTTACATTTACAAGCCTTGTTGTTATTTTCCTGGGAACAATAGTGATGTGTTTTCTCAATATTCACTGGGCAAGAAGCCTGCAGTTTAAACAAAGTGAAGATTATGCCCTGCTTTTAATTGAAAATCTTAACCATCAGATTTATACCCAGTTTCAAATCCCTGTATATTATATATTTGGCAAAATCCAGCTAAGAAATAAAAAACAATTTGATTTAATGGATAAAATTGTAAGAAGTACCCTCCACAGTTTTAAGATTGACATGGTAAATCTTTATGATGTTAAAAACAATATAATCTCATACAGTTTTAATGATGAGCTTGTTGGAAAAAAAGATATGGGAGGCCGGGAATATCTTGATGCCGTGTCTGGCAAATCAACCTCAAAGCTGGTTCAAAAAGGCAATTTCTGGCAGATATTACTTGGATTTCCTGAAGAAATCAAGGTTATAACATTTGCACCTTTGCGGGAAGCAAAACCTCTGACCAAGATATCAGGACAAGTACTGGGTGTTGTAGAGGTTGTTCAGGATCTTGCAGAAGATTATAAAACAATATTCAGATACCAGGTTCATGTTATTATGACATGTACTGCTGTCATGGGACTTTTGCTGATTATCCTTATTTTTGTTGTTAAAAGAGGTGAAGGGATTATAAAACAAAGAACCTTGGAAAGAATCCGTTTAAAAGAGCAGTTAAGCCGGGCAGCAAGGCTGTCTTCCCTTGGGGAGATGATAGCAGGTATTTCCCATGAGATTCGCAATCCTCTTGGTATTATTATAAATTCTGCTGAATTATTAAAAAAAAAACTTAATAATGCAGATATGCCAAATACCATTTTGTATATTATTATTGAAGAAGCAAACAGGCTTAATAATATAATAACTGATTTTTTAAATTATGCCAGGCCAAAACCCCCTAACATGACTCTTTGCAGTATTGATAAAATCCTGGAAAAAAACATTACCTTTCTTAAACCCCAGATTGAATCACAGGGATATATCTTAAAAACAAACTATAACAGCAGCCTGCCCCAGGTTATGGCTGATCCTGATATGCTGTATCAGGTATTTCTCAATATACTTATCAATGCCATGCAGTCCATGGACTGCGGCGGTGAAATTCAGATTGATGCAGATTGCCGTGATGATATGATAGTCATCTCTTTTAAAGATAAGGGAGAGGGAATTTCAGAAAATATAAAGGACAAGCTGTGGGATCCTTTTTTTACAACCAAGGAAACTGGAACTGGACTGGGTCTTGGAATTGTTAAAAATATTATTGAGGCTCATAAAGGAAATATTCAAATAGAAAACAGGCCCATATATGGTGCCCAGGTCATAATAGAACTACCTGTTAATACGGGATAA
- a CDS encoding PilN domain-containing protein, translating into MIKINLLPYRAAGKKKTAHQQVIIFIIFVALTVTGLVWYNSKLNKDIAALQEQIAYTKKDIEHYNKIAKEVEELKNKLAILKRKLEIIEGLNANRLTAFTILDSMSELIVEKRMWFTSFEAQNAKIQKVAARRGKGKAAPPPEEESIKPPDINIKIKGTALDNKTVADFMTRMETSKLYTGVRLVTLRQEKFKQGGNRQDINLKGFELVCQKVFIDKPDEDKKPGTDKKEKK; encoded by the coding sequence ATGATAAAAATTAATTTACTGCCTTACAGGGCTGCCGGAAAAAAAAAGACAGCACATCAACAGGTTATTATATTCATTATTTTTGTTGCACTAACCGTTACAGGGCTTGTCTGGTATAATTCAAAATTAAACAAAGATATTGCAGCATTGCAGGAACAGATAGCATATACTAAAAAAGATATAGAACATTATAACAAGATTGCCAAAGAGGTTGAGGAGCTTAAAAACAAGCTGGCAATATTAAAAAGAAAACTTGAAATCATTGAAGGTCTTAATGCAAACCGCTTAACTGCATTCACAATTCTAGACAGCATGTCTGAACTAATAGTTGAAAAACGAATGTGGTTTACAAGCTTTGAAGCTCAAAATGCAAAAATTCAGAAAGTTGCAGCAAGGCGGGGAAAAGGCAAGGCAGCCCCTCCCCCTGAGGAAGAAAGTATTAAGCCGCCTGATATTAATATAAAAATCAAAGGTACAGCATTAGATAATAAAACAGTTGCTGATTTTATGACCCGCATGGAAACATCAAAGCTTTATACTGGTGTCAGGCTTGTAACCCTGAGACAGGAAAAGTTTAAACAAGGCGGAAACAGGCAGGATATAAACCTTAAGGGCTTTGAACTGGTCTGTCAAAAGGTTTTTATAGACAAGCCTGATGAAGACAAAAAACCAGGTACTGATAAAAAAGAGAAAAAATGA
- a CDS encoding tetratricopeptide repeat protein: MAGNKNRKQLLKEPDQFISFSTKMMNYIIKHKIAVLSSTGIVFALIIIISGIRYFSIQEENKSFALMEKALARYETLEKEKGPEKAFEETQKDFQSIIDQYASRGGGRAARIAFANIAFQAKNFDKAVDLYKKALEDLSDDSSLKNMILSSLGYSYEGKNDYENAEKYFNMIVKGKDSLLKDDAVFNLGRIYAKMEKQDKSMEFYKKLVDEYPESMYIDMINEKISDS; this comes from the coding sequence ATGGCAGGCAATAAAAATCGAAAACAATTGTTAAAAGAACCAGACCAGTTTATTTCTTTTTCAACTAAAATGATGAATTATATTATTAAACATAAGATTGCTGTTTTATCTTCAACAGGAATTGTTTTTGCCCTTATTATTATTATTTCAGGTATCAGGTACTTTTCAATCCAGGAAGAAAATAAATCCTTTGCACTTATGGAAAAAGCTCTTGCCCGTTATGAAACCCTGGAAAAAGAAAAAGGACCTGAAAAAGCCTTTGAAGAAACCCAAAAAGATTTTCAATCAATTATAGATCAATATGCTTCAAGAGGAGGAGGCAGGGCTGCAAGAATTGCTTTTGCCAATATTGCCTTTCAAGCAAAAAATTTTGATAAAGCTGTTGATCTTTATAAAAAGGCACTGGAAGATTTATCTGATGATTCATCATTAAAAAATATGATTTTAAGCAGTCTGGGATATTCATATGAAGGTAAAAATGATTATGAAAATGCTGAAAAATATTTTAACATGATTGTTAAAGGAAAAGATTCTCTTTTAAAGGATGATGCAGTTTTCAATCTTGGAAGAATCTATGCAAAAATGGAAAAACAGGATAAAAGCATGGAATTTTATAAAAAGCTTGTTGATGAATATCCTGAATCCATGTATATAGATATGATAAATGAAAAAATATCAGACAGCTGA
- a CDS encoding type 4a pilus biogenesis protein PilO, with protein sequence MKKPSISLDSLDPFLEKIGKLTKVHKILICVGTLILLLGPTIYFVYIPKHDQIKQLTGEYNSLKSELQEAKQRASQLNKYKAEMKAVEDKFQIAKQALPESEEIPELLTSISHAGQDSGLEFILFKPEKEIIKGFYAEIPVSIKVLGNYYNIVMFYDKIAAMSRIVNIKDIKLDAVKNKKEPEKTDLNISCTAVTYKFVEAEPAEPAKKKK encoded by the coding sequence ATGAAAAAACCAAGCATATCATTAGATTCTCTTGATCCTTTTCTGGAAAAAATAGGGAAACTGACAAAGGTACACAAAATATTAATCTGTGTAGGAACCCTTATCCTTCTACTTGGCCCGACCATATATTTTGTTTATATTCCAAAACACGACCAGATAAAGCAGCTTACTGGTGAATATAATTCATTAAAATCTGAATTACAAGAAGCTAAACAAAGAGCCAGCCAGCTTAATAAATACAAGGCTGAGATGAAAGCAGTTGAAGATAAATTTCAAATAGCCAAACAGGCACTTCCTGAAAGTGAAGAAATTCCTGAATTATTGACAAGTATCTCTCATGCAGGTCAGGATTCAGGACTGGAATTTATATTATTTAAACCTGAAAAGGAAATTATAAAAGGCTTTTATGCAGAAATACCTGTATCAATAAAGGTTCTTGGAAATTATTATAATATTGTCATGTTTTACGATAAAATAGCAGCAATGTCCAGAATTGTAAATATCAAGGATATTAAACTGGATGCTGTTAAAAATAAGAAAGAACCAGAAAAAACAGATCTGAATATATCCTGCACTGCCGTAACTTATAAATTTGTGGAGGCCGAACCTGCAGAGCCTGCCAAGAAAAAGAAATAG
- the pilQ gene encoding type IV pilus secretin PilQ: MKCKTNKLFPSGIVSRFILIFLLINIFADIYVCKASTYEADTAVSQKQITSIKILEYPQSIDLLIQGNTILTYTSVKQPAPPGIILYFSKTSLETSESVFTPPNEIIHSVSASQLTQKGRTSKVKILLKRDASYEITREDKGVRVSFSKTLIASPYNERAADIVQPSENISFPMPDEQMPNASLDIPDSYQKATRLQSVYAAKFGDSLKVFVGADGMITNYKSFTIDSPPRIVFDIFNITSPYENEKIIPVNTKWVQQIRYFSYPDRVRVILETQKAYLNGFSGFPSENGLLIQMGEGADTDDRKFKTADYKTSPAPSASRLQSVYATQLNNSMMVTVRGNGAMNNYKSSIEHNPPRIIVDIYDVESAYTGEQSFPVDTQWVKNVSYHHSSGRIKVVIETRMPYLSQFSVRPDPNGLVVNVGTGTGIITAAKDTYKPETAIPEPAPIHQDISQTAPSYTEDYTTPAQINNIEFLSKDAGKSTLVLGTTRQVQYDIIKKDDKTLELKLFNTKIPAQRQLPLITNSFESAVDRIIPDKSSAQNAASIEIALREAVPYFVDQDENSIKINFEASSIPPAARTAVPKIQEPITTAQPPLISSSPQPSPRQTQPQFTSLPSILPEMTPQPAPQIPPAAALPLPGPGPGPDLNLDVIDDFVDEGPKYTGEKIALDFYETDIKNVFRILREISGKNFAIDKDVSGKVTLTLGQPVPWDQVLDLVLKMNKLGKSVEDNIIRIATRQTLDEEDKIRQDKRTAEMTFKDQQKKLEPLITEYLPVNYSNAKSEIEPHLAKLITKDRGSVSVDNRTNMVIITDTPDTIKRAKELIRKLDRVTPQVIIEARVVEASTNFSRAIGAQWNMGIGISEAVAALGDIDNVISDKIGVGPERGYDNLGGTYGYNMGMNVPAADTGSIGFSFSRIAGTPLLLNAKLMAMESNGEGKIISAPKIVTLDNKKATITQGLSYPYQTVDDGKVSTAFKNVDLKLEVEPHVTPDNRISMTVNITKNDIGAVISGEQSFTTKEATTELLVNDGDTVVIGGIIKEFENEGSEGLPGLSKIPLIGWLFKNRSEQYNKEELLIFITPRIVQLEQRTAQF; this comes from the coding sequence ATGAAATGTAAAACAAACAAACTTTTTCCGTCCGGGATTGTCAGCAGATTTATTTTAATATTTCTGCTGATTAATATTTTTGCTGATATTTATGTTTGCAAAGCTTCAACTTATGAAGCTGACACTGCTGTTTCCCAAAAACAGATTACCAGTATAAAGATATTAGAATATCCTCAATCCATTGACTTATTAATTCAGGGCAATACAATTTTAACATATACATCAGTTAAACAGCCTGCGCCCCCGGGTATTATTTTGTATTTTTCAAAAACATCTCTTGAAACCTCAGAAAGTGTTTTTACCCCTCCCAACGAAATAATCCATTCTGTAAGTGCATCACAACTCACACAAAAAGGCAGAACCTCCAAAGTGAAAATACTGCTCAAAAGAGATGCTTCATATGAAATTACCCGTGAAGATAAAGGGGTAAGAGTCTCGTTTAGTAAAACACTCATAGCATCCCCATATAACGAAAGAGCAGCAGACATTGTTCAGCCGTCTGAAAATATTTCTTTTCCCATGCCTGATGAACAGATGCCAAATGCAAGTTTAGACATACCTGATTCTTACCAAAAAGCCACCCGCCTGCAATCAGTATATGCTGCAAAATTTGGTGACAGTTTAAAGGTTTTTGTTGGTGCAGACGGTATGATTACCAATTATAAGTCTTTTACAATCGACAGTCCTCCAAGAATAGTTTTTGATATATTTAATATAACAAGTCCTTATGAAAATGAAAAAATTATACCTGTTAATACAAAATGGGTTCAGCAGATAAGATATTTCAGCTATCCTGACAGGGTGAGGGTAATTCTTGAAACACAAAAAGCATATTTAAACGGGTTTTCAGGGTTTCCTTCTGAAAACGGCCTGCTGATTCAGATGGGAGAGGGTGCAGATACTGATGATAGAAAATTTAAAACAGCAGATTACAAAACCTCCCCTGCACCATCTGCGTCACGCCTGCAGTCTGTATATGCAACCCAGCTTAATAACAGTATGATGGTAACAGTCAGGGGTAACGGGGCAATGAATAACTACAAGTCATCAATAGAACATAATCCTCCCCGTATTATTGTTGATATATATGATGTTGAAAGTGCATATACAGGGGAGCAGTCGTTTCCTGTAGATACCCAATGGGTAAAAAATGTAAGTTATCATCATTCTTCTGGCAGGATAAAGGTTGTTATTGAAACAAGAATGCCTTACTTATCACAATTTTCAGTAAGGCCTGATCCAAACGGGCTTGTTGTAAATGTGGGTACAGGAACCGGTATAATAACTGCAGCAAAAGATACATATAAGCCTGAAACCGCAATTCCAGAGCCTGCACCGATTCATCAGGATATATCCCAGACTGCTCCTTCTTATACCGAGGACTATACAACACCTGCCCAGATAAACAATATAGAATTTTTAAGCAAAGATGCAGGAAAATCAACCCTGGTACTGGGAACAACAAGGCAGGTTCAATATGATATTATCAAAAAAGATGACAAAACCCTGGAATTGAAACTTTTTAATACTAAAATTCCTGCACAGCGCCAGCTTCCCTTGATTACCAATAGTTTTGAAAGTGCAGTTGACAGGATAATTCCTGATAAATCTTCTGCTCAAAATGCAGCAAGCATTGAGATAGCACTTAGAGAAGCAGTGCCTTATTTTGTGGATCAGGATGAGAATTCTATTAAGATTAATTTTGAAGCATCATCCATACCTCCAGCAGCAAGAACGGCAGTCCCGAAAATCCAGGAACCAATAACAACTGCCCAGCCCCCATTGATTTCATCATCACCCCAACCATCACCCCGGCAGACCCAGCCTCAATTTACATCTTTGCCATCTATTTTACCAGAAATGACACCTCAGCCTGCACCTCAAATACCTCCGGCAGCAGCACTTCCTCTGCCCGGCCCCGGCCCTGGTCCAGATTTAAATCTTGATGTTATAGATGATTTTGTTGATGAAGGTCCTAAATATACAGGAGAAAAGATTGCCCTTGATTTTTATGAAACTGATATAAAAAATGTTTTTCGTATCCTGAGAGAGATAAGCGGGAAAAATTTTGCAATTGACAAAGATGTCAGCGGCAAAGTAACCCTGACCTTAGGCCAGCCTGTTCCCTGGGATCAGGTTCTTGATCTTGTGCTTAAAATGAATAAGCTGGGTAAATCTGTTGAAGATAATATTATCAGGATAGCCACCAGGCAGACCCTTGATGAAGAAGATAAAATCAGGCAGGACAAAAGAACTGCAGAAATGACCTTTAAAGATCAGCAGAAAAAGCTTGAACCATTAATAACAGAATATCTTCCAGTTAATTATTCCAATGCAAAAAGTGAAATAGAACCCCATCTTGCAAAGCTTATTACAAAAGACAGGGGCAGTGTAAGTGTGGATAACCGTACAAATATGGTCATTATAACCGATACGCCAGACACAATTAAACGAGCCAAAGAACTTATAAGAAAATTAGACAGGGTAACCCCCCAGGTTATTATTGAAGCCAGGGTTGTTGAAGCCAGTACAAACTTTTCAAGAGCAATCGGTGCCCAGTGGAATATGGGAATAGGAATCAGTGAAGCAGTTGCAGCTCTTGGTGATATTGATAATGTCATCAGCGACAAGATTGGTGTGGGGCCTGAAAGAGGATATGATAATTTAGGGGGTACATACGGCTATAATATGGGTATGAACGTGCCGGCAGCAGATACTGGAAGCATAGGATTCAGTTTTTCCAGGATTGCAGGAACACCTCTTTTATTAAATGCAAAACTTATGGCAATGGAATCAAATGGTGAGGGCAAAATAATATCAGCTCCTAAAATTGTTACCCTTGATAATAAAAAAGCCACTATAACCCAGGGATTAAGTTATCCATATCAAACCGTGGATGACGGCAAGGTAAGCACTGCATTTAAAAATGTTGATCTTAAACTGGAAGTTGAGCCTCATGTAACCCCTGATAACAGGATTTCCATGACTGTTAATATTACAAAAAATGATATAGGAGCAGTTATTTCAGGCGAGCAGTCTTTTACAACAAAGGAAGCAACAACCGAACTCCTTGTAAATGACGGTGATACTGTTGTTATCGGCGGCATTATCAAAGAATTTGAAAATGAAGGTTCTGAAGGTCTTCCAGGTTTGTCCAAGATTCCTCTTATTGGCTGGCTTTTTAAGAATCGCAGTGAACAATACAATAAAGAAGAACTTCTTATATTTATTACCCCGAGAATTGTCCAGCTTGAACAGCGTACTGCACAGTTTTAA
- a CDS encoding sigma-54-dependent transcriptional regulator, whose protein sequence is METILIVDDEKNYTLILSAILEEEGFETLTANSGNEALEILKNSDVDLVLTDMKMPLMDGIELLKNVKEKDPQLPVIMMTAYGTVEKAVEAMQKGAYSYILKPFDNESLIVYVKKAVHMYAVVKENRHLKNSMSSMYSFGNIIGKSKPMQDVFEIIAKVAPTSATVLIEGENGTGKELVAKSIHFNSTRRDKPFIAVNCSALSENLLESELFGHEKGAFTGAVSMKKGRFEMADQGTLFLDEIGELSQSLQVKLLRILQEKTFERVGGTKTLSIDIRIIAATNKILKDEVKKGNFREDLFYRLNVLYIVLPPLRKRAEDIRLLTEHFMAKYAHERKTGVPIKGMDQKAERLFYEYKWPGNVRELENVIERTMILCPGDIITVDDLPHNFKENAYNALHLNGIPANAKLSETLINIEQQMIKRALKISNNVQAHAAKILGIGKSGLNQKIKKYKLDINSKK, encoded by the coding sequence ATGGAAACTATTCTTATTGTTGATGATGAAAAAAATTATACTCTAATATTAAGTGCAATTTTAGAAGAAGAAGGGTTTGAAACCCTGACAGCAAACAGTGGTAATGAGGCTCTGGAAATATTAAAAAATTCTGATGTTGACCTGGTTCTTACAGATATGAAAATGCCTCTTATGGACGGGATTGAACTGCTTAAAAATGTTAAAGAAAAAGATCCTCAACTGCCTGTTATCATGATGACAGCTTATGGAACAGTTGAAAAAGCGGTTGAGGCCATGCAAAAAGGTGCTTACAGCTATATACTTAAACCTTTTGATAATGAAAGTCTTATTGTTTATGTTAAAAAAGCTGTTCATATGTATGCTGTAGTCAAGGAAAACAGGCATCTTAAAAACAGTATGTCGTCAATGTACAGCTTTGGAAATATAATAGGCAAAAGCAAACCAATGCAGGATGTGTTTGAGATTATTGCCAAGGTAGCCCCGACCAGTGCCACGGTTCTTATTGAAGGTGAAAACGGTACAGGAAAGGAACTTGTAGCTAAATCCATTCATTTTAACAGCACCAGGCGGGACAAGCCCTTTATTGCAGTAAACTGCTCTGCACTTTCTGAAAATCTTCTTGAAAGCGAACTTTTTGGTCATGAAAAAGGAGCTTTTACAGGTGCTGTTTCCATGAAAAAAGGGCGGTTTGAAATGGCTGATCAGGGAACTCTTTTTCTTGATGAAATTGGTGAATTATCCCAAAGCCTCCAGGTAAAACTCCTTCGCATTCTCCAGGAAAAGACCTTTGAACGGGTTGGAGGAACCAAAACCCTTTCCATAGATATAAGAATTATTGCAGCAACCAACAAAATATTAAAAGATGAAGTCAAAAAAGGAAATTTCAGGGAAGATCTTTTTTATAGACTGAATGTTCTTTATATCGTTCTGCCGCCTTTAAGGAAGCGGGCAGAGGATATTCGACTGTTGACAGAGCATTTTATGGCAAAATATGCTCATGAGCGAAAAACCGGTGTTCCCATAAAAGGCATGGACCAGAAAGCTGAACGGCTTTTTTATGAATATAAATGGCCTGGCAATGTCAGGGAACTTGAAAATGTTATTGAAAGAACAATGATACTTTGTCCAGGAGATATTATTACAGTTGACGATCTTCCCCATAATTTTAAGGAAAATGCTTATAATGCATTGCACTTAAATGGGATTCCTGCTAATGCAAAATTATCTGAAACCCTTATAAATATTGAACAGCAGATGATAAAACGGGCTTTGAAAATTTCAAATAATGTTCAGGCTCATGCGGCAAAAATACTGGGAATAGGTAAAAGCGGGCTTAACCAGAAAATTAAAAAATATAAATTAGATATAAATTCAAAAAAATAA
- a CDS encoding pilus assembly protein PilP, with translation MIMYKYPGIFKIFCVIMVLLFFFTGCKEDPPKPPPKPKVIRKKISARPPKAETTIAAAETEDKDSRQPDIDKPDIDKKETIAPVPEKTKPEKKSETADPAKKTDPLKSDPDKSGTEIASISDISINNESDKYIAYNPKGKIDPFAPLFKEDTKEEKKKEPEEDEPGKPKTPPRPLTPLEKLDLGQLKLVGIISAESGNKALVEEASGKGYIIIKGTYIGIHSGKVVDILKDRIIVEEEDKDMLGQITIRKRELKFQRPAGDDYYEM, from the coding sequence ATGATTATGTATAAATATCCCGGTATATTTAAAATATTTTGTGTAATAATGGTTTTATTATTCTTTTTTACAGGATGTAAAGAAGACCCCCCCAAACCTCCGCCAAAACCTAAAGTAATAAGAAAAAAGATAAGCGCCCGGCCTCCAAAAGCTGAAACAACAATTGCTGCTGCTGAAACTGAAGATAAAGACAGCAGGCAGCCTGATATTGATAAACCTGATATTGATAAAAAAGAGACTATTGCACCAGTTCCTGAAAAAACAAAGCCTGAGAAAAAATCAGAAACTGCAGACCCTGCAAAAAAAACAGACCCGTTAAAATCTGATCCAGACAAATCAGGAACTGAAATTGCTTCAATATCAGATATTAGTATAAATAATGAGTCAGATAAATATATTGCTTATAACCCAAAAGGAAAAATAGATCCTTTTGCACCTCTTTTTAAAGAAGACACAAAAGAAGAGAAGAAAAAGGAACCTGAAGAAGATGAGCCAGGCAAGCCTAAAACCCCTCCCAGGCCCTTAACACCTCTTGAAAAACTGGATCTTGGGCAGTTAAAACTTGTGGGTATAATCAGTGCTGAAAGCGGTAACAAGGCTCTTGTTGAAGAGGCTTCAGGTAAAGGATATATTATTATAAAAGGCACATATATAGGCATTCATTCAGGAAAAGTTGTAGATATTTTAAAAGACCGCATTATAGTAGAAGAAGAAGATAAAGACATGCTCGGCCAGATAACTATTCGTAAAAGAGAATTAAAATTTCAAAGACCTGCCGGAGATGATTATTATGAAATGTAA